In one window of Phycisphaerae bacterium DNA:
- a CDS encoding methyltransferase domain-containing protein → MFCGYSSPKPFTVRDYSRCFEYDIGVVEHWLSYLDKYSSGQASLAGKTVLDLGPGADLGVGVYLLSKGAGRYNAIDVNNLIKSVPQQFYGKFLARLSEITLPTTLDSLRTQLDRLQAGESDRLNYVCRSDFDIVSAFGEKSTDLVFSQAAFEHFDNVDHTVKQLSSVTRSGAIIIAEIDLKTHSRWIREKDPNSIYRYSEILYNVLRFRGSPNRVRPYQYIDSFRRHGWHTIVVMPLTTLDGTQYCSIRESLHPAFREEKNQMHYLTIMFCATKR, encoded by the coding sequence ATGTTCTGTGGCTACTCTTCTCCTAAGCCGTTTACGGTTCGCGACTACAGCAGATGCTTCGAGTACGACATAGGCGTCGTTGAGCACTGGCTGTCTTATCTGGACAAATATTCATCTGGCCAGGCATCCTTAGCGGGCAAGACGGTCTTGGACCTAGGTCCCGGCGCTGATCTTGGCGTTGGCGTGTACCTCCTATCAAAGGGCGCTGGGAGGTACAATGCCATCGACGTGAACAATCTGATCAAGAGTGTTCCGCAGCAGTTCTACGGGAAGTTTCTTGCCCGTCTTAGCGAGATCACTTTGCCCACTACTCTGGACTCCCTTAGAACTCAACTTGACAGGCTACAGGCCGGAGAAAGTGACAGACTGAACTACGTATGTCGCAGCGATTTCGACATCGTGTCAGCCTTTGGTGAGAAGAGCACGGACTTGGTTTTTAGTCAGGCAGCCTTTGAGCACTTTGACAATGTCGATCACACCGTTAAACAGTTAAGCAGCGTCACGAGGAGCGGCGCAATCATTATCGCCGAGATTGATCTGAAGACACACTCCCGATGGATTCGCGAGAAGGATCCGAATAGTATTTACCGGTATAGCGAGATACTATACAACGTGCTAAGATTTCGTGGTAGCCCGAACCGTGTTAGACCATACCAGTACATCGATTCTTTCAGGCGTCACGGGTGGCACACTATAGTTGTCATGCCATTGACTACTCTTGATGGCACTCAGTATTGCTCAATACGGGAATCACTGCATCCGGCCTTCCGCGAAGAGAAGAATCAGATGCACTACTTGACCATTATGTTCTGCGCGACAAAGCGATAG
- a CDS encoding transposase → MNQPASNGPTISFDEFGPLEIRPQPGQGYYRSNRQKRWPTTYTRQQGVRHWLAFYDIHADRLWGYTRARKRSREVLEVLKRMRRQYPAEQRVHLILDNFSPHGTPEVRRWCQANNVHMIWTPTNASWLNPIECQFTPVKEFVIRNSYYPDHAELRTALNRYAAYRNRYAAENR, encoded by the coding sequence GTGAACCAGCCCGCCTCGAATGGGCCGACCATCTCGTTCGACGAGTTCGGCCCGCTGGAGATTCGACCGCAACCGGGGCAGGGTTACTATCGCAGCAACCGGCAGAAACGCTGGCCCACCACGTACACGCGACAGCAGGGCGTGCGACATTGGCTGGCGTTCTACGACATCCACGCCGACAGGCTGTGGGGGTACACGCGTGCGAGAAAGCGGTCTCGCGAAGTTCTGGAGGTACTGAAACGCATGAGGCGGCAGTACCCGGCCGAGCAGCGGGTCCATCTCATCCTGGACAACTTCTCGCCCCACGGCACGCCCGAGGTTCGGCGATGGTGCCAGGCCAACAACGTTCACATGATCTGGACGCCGACCAACGCATCATGGCTGAACCCGATCGAATGCCAGTTCACGCCGGTCAAGGAGTTCGTCATCCGCAACTCGTACTATCCCGATCATGCCGAACTCCGGACCGCCTTGAATCGTTATGCTGCATACCGAAACCGGTACGCGGCCGAAAACCGGTAG
- a CDS encoding glycosyltransferase: MTRVLHATWSGKYAGLLSQIVTRQMSETDVQLTVLFCTDEEGGHAKDLRLRGVQVQTLNMRSKYGLLSNLYGLFRLHKLLHGRDFDVIHMQEIILPFIFLALRHRCRTARLVLHSRGEFPFARQTPFRATFFLLKKLLYRVLVNSYVDVLVTNSDFITRHMISLGIRPQLIVRLHNATDLSRIDAIRSRRLEIGKRIKEELRIGEDVPILSTAARLEGLKRIDLLLEAMAKLQDTTAQLLVLGDGPMMGSLKRHTQRLGLGERVTFLGHRHDALEWIATSNAFVLPTKGEAFGLACLEAILLEIPVFVMQDAGGMCELVEQGRNGWTCSSVDDLAFKVDQHLSGSAHLAHWDYSAFRRRYDIGTYVHELGLMYAGSW; the protein is encoded by the coding sequence ATGACTCGTGTGCTTCATGCTACGTGGAGCGGGAAATATGCGGGGCTGCTCTCGCAAATCGTAACACGCCAGATGTCTGAAACGGATGTCCAGCTGACCGTGCTCTTCTGCACCGATGAGGAGGGTGGTCACGCCAAGGACCTTCGGCTGCGTGGAGTTCAAGTCCAGACGCTGAACATGCGGTCAAAGTATGGACTCTTGTCAAATCTCTACGGACTGTTTAGGCTCCACAAGCTTCTTCACGGTCGCGACTTCGACGTCATCCATATGCAGGAGATCATCCTTCCGTTCATCTTTCTCGCACTCCGACACAGGTGCCGAACAGCACGGCTGGTCCTACACAGCCGAGGGGAATTCCCGTTCGCAAGACAGACCCCTTTCAGGGCTACCTTCTTCCTACTAAAGAAGCTTCTTTACAGGGTTCTTGTCAACTCGTACGTCGACGTACTCGTGACGAACTCGGATTTCATTACGCGTCACATGATTTCGTTGGGCATACGCCCACAGCTTATCGTCAGGTTGCATAATGCTACCGATCTTTCACGGATTGACGCTATCCGGAGCCGTCGACTTGAGATCGGGAAGAGGATCAAGGAGGAACTGCGTATCGGTGAGGATGTTCCGATTCTCTCAACCGCCGCTCGGTTAGAGGGACTCAAACGGATCGACTTGCTTCTCGAAGCAATGGCTAAGCTTCAGGACACCACCGCTCAATTGCTTGTGCTAGGGGACGGCCCCATGATGGGTTCGTTGAAGCGCCACACACAGCGGCTCGGACTTGGCGAACGCGTCACGTTCTTAGGTCACAGACATGACGCCCTTGAGTGGATAGCCACGTCAAATGCGTTTGTACTACCCACTAAAGGGGAGGCATTTGGGCTTGCCTGCCTCGAGGCGATTCTGTTGGAGATTCCGGTATTTGTGATGCAGGATGCTGGGGGTATGTGCGAGTTGGTCGAACAGGGGCGCAACGGATGGACATGCAGCTCGGTCGACGATCTTGCGTTCAAGGTGGACCAGCATCTAAGCGGCAGCGCCCACCTGGCACACTGGGATTACTCCGCATTTCGGAGACGATACGACATAGGAACGTATGTCCACGAGTTGGGTTTAATGTACGCAGGATCCTGGTGA
- a CDS encoding glycosyltransferase, translating into MRIALVNNFYYERGGSERVLLKEEELLRQHGHQTIAFSTQHQGNCPSEAAGFFVDRCDTSHLSFVQKLRTVPKMVYNRSTGKAFLKLIDDRRPDLVHCHNIYGTLTTAVLDAARRRKVPTVLTLHDCKLICPSYLMLDHGRVCEACLGGTFYRCVLKGCHKNSRTASLVYTIESYFNRWLGKYDWPRYLLCPSMFLLRKHLEAGFAEDRLVHLPNPIDTQQYAPDYGRHEFGVFIGRLSHEKGIFTLLRAVRGLSIPLRIVGDGPLKEPLQQFITDNGVNGVALDGYKTGEELRELCRRAAMVIVPSECHENAPMTILEAFASGKPVIAANIGGISEMVIPGKTGLLFQSGDADQLRDCIRSLWSDPAKLVEMGRAARRLVETSHSLETHYERLIAVYNQTIR; encoded by the coding sequence ATGCGAATCGCTTTGGTGAACAACTTCTACTACGAAAGGGGGGGATCAGAACGCGTCCTTCTGAAGGAGGAGGAGCTTCTCAGGCAGCACGGACACCAAACAATCGCCTTCTCCACGCAGCACCAGGGAAACTGTCCCTCTGAGGCTGCAGGCTTCTTTGTCGATCGATGTGACACTTCGCATCTCTCCTTCGTGCAGAAGCTCCGCACTGTGCCCAAGATGGTGTATAACCGGTCGACCGGCAAAGCGTTCCTCAAGCTGATAGATGACCGCCGTCCTGATCTTGTCCACTGCCACAATATTTACGGTACACTGACAACAGCCGTGCTCGACGCCGCGAGACGCCGGAAGGTCCCAACCGTCCTGACTCTTCACGACTGCAAGCTGATTTGTCCATCGTACCTCATGCTCGACCACGGGCGGGTCTGCGAAGCATGCCTTGGAGGCACGTTCTACCGATGCGTACTGAAGGGCTGTCACAAGAACAGCCGGACGGCATCGCTTGTCTACACCATTGAATCGTACTTCAACCGTTGGCTTGGCAAGTACGATTGGCCCCGTTACCTCCTATGCCCGAGCATGTTTCTCCTCCGCAAGCATCTGGAAGCAGGCTTCGCCGAGGATCGGCTCGTACACCTCCCCAACCCCATCGATACCCAGCAGTATGCGCCCGATTACGGCCGCCACGAGTTTGGCGTGTTCATCGGACGGCTGTCCCACGAGAAGGGCATCTTCACACTACTGCGCGCGGTACGCGGCCTCAGTATTCCGCTGCGAATTGTAGGCGATGGGCCACTCAAGGAACCGCTGCAGCAATTCATCACCGACAACGGCGTGAACGGCGTCGCTCTCGACGGCTACAAGACCGGCGAGGAACTGCGCGAACTCTGCCGCCGGGCAGCCATGGTAATCGTCCCATCAGAGTGCCACGAGAACGCCCCGATGACCATCCTTGAGGCCTTCGCCTCAGGCAAGCCGGTCATCGCCGCGAATATCGGCGGCATCTCCGAGATGGTTATCCCCGGCAAGACCGGCCTGCTTTTTCAGTCGGGTGATGCCGATCAACTGCGTGACTGCATTAGGAGCCTCTGGTCCGATCCGGCTAAGCTCGTAGAGATGGGCCGTGCTGCGCGCCGCTTGGTGGAGACCTCCCACTCGTTGGAGACTCATTACGAGCGGCTAATTGCAGTGTACAACCAAACAATTCGTTAG
- a CDS encoding glycosyltransferase, with protein sequence MKNQPSPPLPINRRILVVGYGRANRATAYTHRIKGICSSLANARYDVTLLWLTPFYSCSSSQFRVLRSQLRVIVWPTLPVFSVRPLTVVSRFVFSLTIALLLVVLRPACVHAETAGVAALVPPRRVRCPLVMDLHGDELAELSMAGMKEWRIRQAEADLQAAAQRADAIVCVSENLKNTLLRHNTLARIPMCIAPCGVNVEQFAAERCRRVQARQRLNVADRLVVCYSGGLATWQCVGETLELVRQLRDKDGRVFFLLLTHHDPARWDTALRRVGTPVRDYQVLSLTPEDVPKWLSAGDLGLLLRRPSPVNAVASPTKLGEYLAAGMPVVTTQHAGDAPEIIRHSACGYVLEDVAVGTGELDVIHTLLCSVVADRERVASRCVHAARNYQSWAVSTQRITELYANLLST encoded by the coding sequence ATGAAGAACCAACCCAGTCCACCCTTACCCATTAACAGACGGATCCTCGTCGTTGGATACGGTCGAGCCAACAGGGCGACCGCCTACACTCACCGTATCAAGGGTATCTGCTCCTCACTGGCCAACGCGAGATACGACGTTACACTGCTTTGGCTCACGCCGTTCTATTCGTGTTCCTCAAGTCAGTTCAGGGTCCTGCGGTCTCAGCTTCGAGTCATCGTCTGGCCCACGTTACCCGTCTTCTCTGTGCGCCCGCTCACTGTCGTGAGCCGCTTTGTATTCTCGCTCACGATCGCGCTCCTGCTAGTCGTGCTGCGACCGGCCTGCGTCCACGCTGAGACTGCGGGTGTTGCCGCGCTTGTACCCCCACGCAGGGTGCGATGCCCGCTTGTGATGGACTTGCACGGCGACGAACTCGCCGAGCTGTCTATGGCAGGGATGAAGGAATGGAGGATTAGACAAGCCGAGGCAGATCTGCAGGCCGCTGCTCAGCGTGCTGATGCGATAGTCTGTGTTTCGGAGAACCTCAAGAACACGCTGCTCCGCCACAATACGCTCGCGCGCATCCCGATGTGCATTGCACCATGTGGTGTCAATGTCGAGCAATTCGCTGCCGAGCGGTGCCGTCGCGTCCAAGCACGACAACGGCTAAACGTGGCTGATCGGCTCGTCGTCTGCTACTCTGGCGGCCTCGCAACATGGCAGTGCGTAGGTGAAACACTGGAGCTTGTGCGGCAACTCAGAGACAAGGATGGGCGAGTGTTCTTCTTGCTCCTTACACACCATGATCCAGCGCGCTGGGATACGGCACTGCGGCGGGTTGGTACCCCGGTCCGCGATTACCAAGTGCTCTCCTTGACTCCAGAAGACGTTCCCAAGTGGCTCTCTGCCGGTGATCTTGGCCTGCTTCTTCGCAGGCCAAGTCCGGTCAATGCTGTAGCGAGCCCGACCAAATTGGGCGAGTACCTCGCTGCAGGGATGCCAGTGGTGACCACACAGCATGCTGGCGACGCTCCAGAGATCATAAGACACAGTGCTTGCGGCTATGTATTAGAAGACGTTGCTGTAGGTACGGGGGAGCTCGACGTCATACATACCCTTTTGTGCAGTGTAGTAGCTGATCGGGAGAGGGTGGCGTCACGATGCGTCCATGCAGCCCGCAACTACCAGAGCTGGGCAGTAAGCACCCAGCGGATTACGGAGCTCTACGCCAACCTGCTCTCCACGTGA
- a CDS encoding glycosyltransferase: MDEWSGFDDADPEIQDKEAALCSLADIIWCVSAPLVEKLKPRFPNKVRYVPNGVNYEFFSRSIALRNRSPSQGLPVLCYIGALDSWFDSSLVRGVAQQLPEWRIVLVGPPRLSATQLSELALPNITLAGSLDYGQLPLLLSAVDVCMIPFILNDLIRATSPIKLYEYLGAGLPVVSTPLPEVLVHQEAGVVQCESDPRRFAHAVRELQQTNARERRQAVARTRDWQVLFKAALREAGVLDGFGPHE; this comes from the coding sequence ATGGACGAATGGTCAGGCTTCGACGACGCGGACCCTGAGATCCAGGACAAAGAGGCGGCCCTTTGCAGTTTAGCGGACATCATCTGGTGTGTGAGCGCTCCACTGGTCGAGAAGCTCAAGCCAAGGTTTCCCAACAAGGTCAGATATGTCCCGAACGGTGTCAACTACGAGTTCTTCAGCAGATCCATCGCACTTCGCAATCGCTCCCCGTCTCAAGGCCTGCCCGTCCTTTGCTACATTGGCGCACTAGATTCCTGGTTTGACTCCTCGTTAGTACGCGGCGTCGCTCAGCAACTTCCAGAATGGCGCATTGTGCTTGTCGGACCACCTAGGCTTTCCGCAACACAACTGTCCGAGTTGGCCTTGCCGAACATCACACTTGCAGGGAGTCTAGACTACGGGCAACTTCCACTGCTTCTTTCCGCGGTCGATGTGTGCATGATTCCGTTTATTCTGAATGACTTGATTCGGGCAACAAGTCCCATCAAGCTCTACGAATACCTTGGTGCCGGCTTGCCTGTCGTATCAACGCCACTGCCAGAGGTTCTTGTGCATCAGGAGGCAGGCGTGGTGCAGTGCGAGAGTGATCCGCGTCGCTTCGCTCACGCTGTTCGCGAACTGCAGCAGACAAATGCACGTGAACGTCGGCAAGCCGTCGCGAGAACACGGGACTGGCAGGTACTGTTTAAAGCAGCCCTACGGGAAGCCGGCGTTCTCGACGGGTTCGGCCCCCATGAGTAG
- a CDS encoding FkbM family methyltransferase: MIDIGANIGIVTAVLAELVGSKGRVYAFEPNPELCGLLRKMIKRNQYENVSLYETALGDEEGELELAVPHGHSGGASFVRRTQDSASVRVSVRRLSPILRDADAKSVRLVKLDVEGFELEVLLGAREWFKDHAPDAILFELNDSATKQDCHPTVRVLQELGFAFFSIPRTLIRPRLREYKPDEGGVPESSDLLAVRTGEKLAEIGPLVSR, encoded by the coding sequence GTGATCGATATCGGCGCAAATATCGGGATCGTAACAGCTGTCTTGGCCGAACTCGTCGGGAGTAAAGGCAGAGTCTACGCCTTTGAGCCAAATCCAGAGTTGTGCGGTCTTCTGAGAAAGATGATAAAACGGAATCAGTATGAGAACGTCAGCCTTTACGAAACAGCACTTGGTGACGAGGAGGGCGAACTGGAGCTCGCTGTTCCGCACGGCCATTCCGGAGGAGCCTCGTTCGTGCGCCGAACTCAGGATTCCGCCAGCGTACGGGTCTCTGTTAGGCGCCTCTCACCCATTCTGCGCGACGCTGATGCCAAATCGGTTCGATTAGTGAAGCTTGATGTTGAAGGCTTTGAGCTAGAGGTTTTGTTGGGGGCACGGGAGTGGTTCAAGGACCATGCACCAGATGCGATTCTCTTCGAACTGAACGATTCGGCGACAAAGCAGGACTGTCATCCGACCGTTCGCGTTCTTCAGGAGTTGGGTTTTGCGTTCTTCAGCATTCCTAGGACGCTGATCCGCCCTCGTCTGCGCGAGTACAAGCCCGATGAAGGTGGTGTGCCAGAGAGTAGCGATCTCTTGGCAGTTCGCACCGGCGAAAAGCTGGCGGAGATTGGACCTTTGGTAAGCAGATGA